A segment of the Mangrovimonas sp. YM274 genome:
GCTGTATGCAGCTTTAATTGAAGCTAGAAGTTGTGAACGCTTTAGATTACTTTCAGAAGAGTTGGAAGATAAAGAACTTGCGGAATTTTACAGAAAACTTATGGTAAGCGAAGCCAACCACTATACTATGTTTTTAGGCTTTGCCAGACAATATGGAGACCGCACGGAAGTGGACAAAAAGTGGCAAGATTTATTGGATTTTGAGGCCCAAATAATGAAAGATTTGGGCAAAAAAGAAACCATACACGGTTAAATAATGCACAAAAAAAATCCCAATAACAAAACCTACTTTGTCAATTGGGATTATACCATTTTATAAAAAAAACGATTAATAGCCTTAACTAAAACACTCTAAAGTTCACACCAACTTGAATCACATTATTAGTTGCTTCGGGGCTAAGGTCATCATCAAAAACATTTGAAAAACCATAATTATATCGAGCATCGACATACCAGTCTTCGCATACTTTAAATTCAATAATTCCTACTCCAGAAAACACAAAGTTTTTAAAGTAATCTCCTTCTTTATGCACCTTTAAACCTGCTTGAGGTCCAACACCAAGTGCCACCCTTCCATCAAACATAGCGTACTTAAAAAGTACAGGCAAGTTAATGTAGTCGTTAGCAAAATCTTCAACATTTGCTCCTTCAGGCGAAAATTGTAACTCTGGCATAACAGAAAACTTCTCGCTTAAACCAATATCTGCATGAACGCCAAACAAAAATCCGTTTCTATGCGGATTTCTAACAATTGGGGCATCTTTATAATCTAAATTTGAAATGGTTACCCCTGCCCTTACTCCATATTTAACTTCTTGAGAATATCCAAGTGTCGCGCACAACACTACCAATAAACTAGTAAAAATTGTCTTCATAGTTTGAATGATTTGAGTGTTCGAATATAATTGGAAATAACAAATAACTGTTAAATATTAGATATGTAACAAAAAAAATAAGATAAAGTGCTTATTCTTATTCCAAAGAGGAACTAGAAACCGTTTTAAAGTACATACTTTTAATAATTCCATCCGAAAGTCCAATTTTTGGCACATAAATATCCTTGGCACCACTCCATTTCATGGCCGACAAATATATTCGGGTTGCCGGAATAATTACGTCTGCTCTATCCTGGTTAAGATCCAATTCCGTTATCCTTTCTTCATACGAATAGGTCTGCAGCTTATCATAATACGAAGATAAATAAAAGTAGGTCAAAGGTTTCCCCATGGCCTTTCCTGAAATTTTGAAAATTTTATTGATGTTCCCCCCGGAACCAATTAGATCGAGTTTGTCATATTCCCTGGTATGTTCTTTTATCCAAGACTCCAATTCTTGCCAAGTTTCTTTATTGACAATATCATTTAATAATCTAACGGTTCCTATTTTAAAAGACTTGGATTCTACTTTTACTCCAAGGTGGATTACAGAAAATTCAGTACTTCCCCCTCCCACATCCACATATAGGTAGGTTTTGCTTTCGTCAATGTAGCTATGTAAATCTGTAGCTGCAATAATAGCAGCTTCTTCCTCTCCATCAATAATATCGATGTCTATTTGCGCTTGCTCCGAAATTAATTTGGCTACTTTACTACCGTTTTCCGCTTCACGCATGGCCGAGGTGGCACAAGCTTTATAGGCTACCACTTTATGGGATTTCATCAACAACCTAAAAGCTGTCATGGTATCCAACATGCGGCGCTCGTTTTCCTTTGAAATCTTTTGCTTTAGGAACACATCGGCTCCCAAGCGAATGGGCACCCGTACCAATGAATTCTTTTTAAACCTTGTTGGTTTTCCTTTTTGCTCTATAATGTTAGAAATTAGCAACCTCACTGCATTGGAACCAATATCAATAGCCGCATATTTTTTAATTGAAAGCATTTATTCTTGTAATTTTTTTAAATAATAATCATAAGTTGCAAATTGAGCTCTCACCTTAGGCTTGTTATTACGCCTATATTTGTTGTCTTGGAACTCATCCAAAATTCTTGCTTTCACGTTATCATTCCAACAAATATCAAAGATTTCCAAAAGCTCTTCTTTTATGGCATCATCGTAAATAGGACAAGTTACTTCTACTCTGTTTTCGATATTACGAGTCATCCAATCGGCTGAAGAAATGTAAATCTTAGGGTCATTGTCATTACAGAATACATACAGTCGTGTATGCTCCAAAAACTTATCGACAATGCTAATCACTTCAATATTCTCGCTCATGTTGGGAATTCCAGGAACCAAACAACAAAGTCCACGAACAATCATTTGAATTTTCACGCCAGCCCTACTCGCTTCATATAGTTTATCAACCATGGCATAACTTGAAATACTGTTCATTTTCAACTTAATGTAAGCTGGTTTGCCTTCCTTTACATTCTCTATTTCCTTATCAATAAGTTTAAAAAACTTGGACTTGGTATAATGAGGCGAAGTAATAATGTGCTTATATCTGAAAATTTTATAGTTGATTTCAAAGAAGTTAAACACTTTATTAAGGTCCTTTAATATTTTTTGATCGGCCGTAAACAAGGTGAAGTCTGTATAAATCTTTGCTGTGGATTCATTAAAATTACCTGTACTAATAAAGCCATAACGTTTTAGTTTATGATTTTCCTCACGCTCTATCACACACATTTTACTGTGCACCTTCAAACCGGCTACACCAAACAACAAATTAACACCTTCATCCTGCATCTGCTCGGCATAAGCTATGTTAGCAGCTTCATCAAAACGCGCTTGAATTTCGATGGAAACCGTTACCTTTTTTCCATTTTTAGCCGCATTAATCAAGGAACTAGCCACATGCGAAATTTGCGCCAATCTATAAATAGTAATGTTTATAGTTTTTACTGTGGGATCTAAAGCCGCCTCTCTTAAAAACTTTACTACATAAGAAAAGGTATGGTAAGGAGTGTATAATAAATAATCCCTTTTCGAAATATTTTCAAAAATACTACTCTCCAAACTAAGCCCTTTTATAGGCAATGCTTTAATTTTATCATAAAGTAAATCCGTTCTGCCCAAACTAGGGAAATTCATATAATCCCTTCTGTTATGATATCGTCCTCCCGGAATGACACTGTCCTTTGCATCAATTCCCATTTTGTCCAATAGATATTTCAAGGTTTCCTTATCAATTGTTTTATCGTAGACGAACCGAACAGGATCACCAATTTGACGATGTTTAACGCTTTCGGATATCTTATCAATAAAACTTTTACTTAAATCACTATCAAAATCGAGCTCTCCATCCCTAGTGATTTTGATCATGTGCGTAGTAATGCTTTTGTAATCAAAAATATTAAAAATGTCATCTAAACAGTAACGCAACAAATCATCCAAAATAATGATATAATCCTTATTGTCCTGCTTTGGAAGTACTACAAATCGCCGAATGGATTTAGGAATTTCTATGAGGGCAAACTGTTTTTCGTCATTGGCCAAAATCATCTTAACGGCCAAATAGGCCGCACTGTCCTTCAACATTGGTAAGTCAACAGTGTCGTTAAGTATGATGGTTACCAAAGCTGGACTAACATGTTGCAGGTAGTAATTCTTAATAAATTCATGCTGATTGGGATTAATTTGATTTTCATCTATGATGAAGATATCATAGTCCTCTAACTTTTTATGAATGTTATGAAGAATATCCAAACTTTCACTTTGCTGCCTAATAACCACCTGAGTGATTTTCTCCAATAATTCACTAGCCTTTATACCTCCAAGTTCACTTTTCCCCGCTTTTCCAGCCTCATCAATACGTTTTACAGTTGCATAACGAACTTTAAAGAATTCATCTAAGTTATTTGAAAAAATTCCTAAGAACCTTAAACGCTCTATCATAGGCACAGATTCATCAGCGGCTTCCTGCAAAACTCTTGCATTAAATTGAAGCCAACTCAATTCTCTGTTTACATATATATTTTTGTCCTTAACAGTTATATTGGTCATCGTTGATTGTTTACACAAATATATTCTATTTAACTTTGAAAGTCCTTTGAGAATAGGTGATATTTATATTATGTTTTGAAAATTTACCATGCTAAAAAGCTACACCAACAAAAAATTTTAAAGCAAGACATTTGGATTCATCCTCGTTTAAAATTTCATACAACTTTTACTTTAGTTTACTGTTTCAAATCTCGCGGAAAGATCATAACATCGGTGTGTCCTTTGGCTATATATTTCCAATCTTCAGCATAAAAGTCAATTTTAACCAAACCGCAAGTCGGTAAGTTTCCAATGAACTGGTCCCCTAAATCATTGACAATTGTGGTTAAGGCATGATTATGTCCAAAAACCATTATTTTATTTAAGGAATTGTCGTTTATCGAATGTATGAAATTCATGACTTTTTCTCCACCAAAATCATACAAATCCTTCACAATTTCCAACTTGGCTTCAGGCAAATTTAGGTACTTCATCACCCCTTTGCAGGTCGTTAAGGCCCTGTTTGCTGGACTCGAAAACACCTTGTCTGGGTCATAATTATAAGATTTATAGTGGTTTGAAACCAATTTTATATCATTAATTCCCCTACTACTTAGGGGGCGGTCCAAATCGCTGAATCCCCCATCCCATGAGGATTTCGCGTGTCTGACAAATACTATTTCTTTCATTTTTCACTCGATTAAATGCATTTTTTACCGATAAAGTGTTGTTTATCTTCGTTTTAACGATTATTTTAGTGCCTTTAACATTTATTTTTGTTCAAGATTTGATTAATGAGTTGCTTTGTTCTGTAAAATTAATGTAAATGGCCCCAAATCAACAACATATTAATTTATCCATCTATAATGCATTGATTTCCAATGCACTTCCCTCAACACGTTTTAACAATTTTATTTTTAGACATTTAACGCTAAAAAGAGCTGTATTTATATTGTAAGAACAATTGCCTAAACGGGCTATTATATATATTAATTAACATATCAACTTAAATGAGTTTACAAATTTCATCAATCAACCAAAGTAACCCCTTGCACCAAAGTGAAAGGCAATCTAATTCTGAAACAATAAATAAACGAAATATAATTAGTTCTTACTAATTAATCCTATAAACTAAAATTAGGGCTTATGAAAACAAATACACATAGAATTTGGTATAAACATTCCTTGATTCTATTAATGGTACTTATTCAAAGCTTTGCATTTGCTCAGGTGCGAACCCAAAGGACCTTTAAGAGAATCAATTTGGATGCTCCCCTAACAACATTCAATACCTCTAGTACCACTTTGAATGATACCGACAGAGCTTTGAGTGGCTGTTCTGCAAACGACTTTACCCTTAGTAATTTCTATTTGGCCGATGCCAATGGAAATCCTTTGGATAACGACTGTACCCCGGGAACACCTCAAACGGCATACATATATGCATATTTTGATGCAAATACCAATGCTGACAGATATAGTTTATATATGAATTTTGACATTGAGGTCAATGGTGCCTTCACAGAAAACATTGACCAATGTTTATACGATTCTACGCCAATTCCAGTAGGTCAAAACCTTCCAGTATTTGAATTGACCTGGAATTGTGGAGATCAAATAGAATTGGTAAACTTCTATATGGCATGGCAATCCAATGCCAATCAGGCGTGTGGTGAAAACCCATCAAAATGTTACTCCAATCCTCCTGGATTTATTGTAAACGCTCCTTTAATCACCAACTTTACCTACACTCAAAGTTGTGACACCTATTCAGTTGCATTTACAAACATAACCACCGGTGGAAATCTGCAAGGTGGTTACACTTATTCTTGGAATTTTGGGGATGGAGCAACCTCAACGGCTGCCAACCCAACACATACCTATGCTGGATCTGGAACTTATACTGTAACATTAACCGTTAATGATTCAGATGGGGATTCAGATGTGCATACAGATACAGTAATAGTAACTCCTCTTTTAACAGGTCTAACGCTAACTGCTACTAACATTGAATGTACTGGTGGAAACACAGGAACCATTACTCCTAGCGGTGTTAGTGGAGGTACCGCTCCGTATACTTATAGTATTAGTCCACAAGAAGGAAGTTTCCAGTCTGGAATGTTTGTTAATTTACCTTCGGGAACATACACAGTTACTGTTACCGATGCTAATTCATGTTCTATTAGTGAAGACATTACAATTTCAGTTGATGACAATACACCACCTGTAACCAATGCTCCTTCAGATTTACAAGTTGAAGGTTGTACTGCTGCAGATGTTACCAATGACAACTTAACCTCTTTAGCCTATAGCGAAACTCCTCAAACTATTTCTGAGTTGATTTTCTTGGCAGAAGGCGGAACTTTTACAGAAAACAATGTAAACGAAATTACTTATCAAGACAGTGCTTCTGGTACTTGTCCTGTAGTAATTACAAGAACTTTTACTATCACAGATGATTGTGGTCTTTCTAGTTCTGACACGCAAACAATAAACATTCAGGATACCACAGATCCTACAATTGATACTGCAGCTGCCGATACAACGGTTGAATGTGGTAGTGATACAACAACCGCCTTAAATAGCTGGTTGACCTCCAATGGTGGAGCCATTGCTTCAGACAACTGTTCGACCATTAACTGGACAAATAATTACAATGAATTAGATGCTGATTGCGGAAATACAGGTTCTGTAACAGTTATCTTTACAGCAACTGATGACTGTGGCAACTCTGTTACCACAGAAGCTTCATTCATTATTGAAGACACCACTCCTCCAAGCATTGACACTACGGCTTCAAGTCTTACTGTGGAATGTGACGGCAGTGGAAATACTTCAGATTTATCAACTTGGTTAAGCTCTTTTGGTGGAGCCGCTGCCTCTGATACCTGTGGAGGTGTTACCTGGACAAACGATTATAGTGCCTTAAGTGATGATTGCGGCGCTACAGGATCCGCTACAGTAACGTTTACTGCAACCGATGATTGTGGAAATACAGCAACCACCTCTGCAACCTTTACTATCGAAGACACTACGGCCCCGTCCATTGATACTGTGGCTGCTAACCTGACCGTTGAATGCGACGGTTCTGGAAATACTGTAGAATTAAACGACTGGTTGGATACTGCGGGAGGTGCTGCCTCTTCAGACACTTGTGGAAGTGTGACTTGGAGTAACGATTTTACTGCCCTTAGTGATGATTGTGGTGCTACAGGTTCGGCAACGGTAATCTTTACTGCTACTGATGATTGTGGCAATACATCAACTACTTCCGCGACATTTACTATTGAAGACACTGTAGCTCCAGCTATGGATATTGTAGCTGCCGATCAAACGGTACAATGTAATGGTGCAGGAAACACGGACGAACTTGAGTCTTGGCTAAACACACATGCTGGTGCCATGGCTTCTGACGATTGTTCTGATATTACATGGTCTAATAATTTCACGGAACTTACAGATGCTTGTGGAGAAACCGGATTGGCTTTAGTAACCTTTACCGCTACTGATGAATGTGGAAATGCAACCAGCACAACAGCCTTGTTTACAATTTTAGATTTAATAGCACCAACTATTGAAACCCAAGCTTCTGACATTACTGTGGAATGTGACGGAACTGGGAACCTTTCAGAATATACAGATTGGTTAAATGCCAATGGAGGAGCCACTGCTACAGATTCTTGTGGAACCGTTTCTTGGTCTTATGAAGAGGGAGCCTTAAGTGATGACTGTGGGCTTACAGGAACCAGAACAGTAGTATTTACCGCTGAAGATGGTTGTGGTAATTTTGTAACTACAAGTGCTACCTTTACTATTGAAGATACAACTGCTCCAACATTTACAGTACCTGCTTCAGT
Coding sequences within it:
- a CDS encoding Ppx/GppA phosphatase family protein, translating into MLSIKKYAAIDIGSNAVRLLISNIIEQKGKPTRFKKNSLVRVPIRLGADVFLKQKISKENERRMLDTMTAFRLLMKSHKVVAYKACATSAMREAENGSKVAKLISEQAQIDIDIIDGEEEAAIIAATDLHSYIDESKTYLYVDVGGGSTEFSVIHLGVKVESKSFKIGTVRLLNDIVNKETWQELESWIKEHTREYDKLDLIGSGGNINKIFKISGKAMGKPLTYFYLSSYYDKLQTYSYEERITELDLNQDRADVIIPATRIYLSAMKWSGAKDIYVPKIGLSDGIIKSMYFKTVSSSSLE
- a CDS encoding porin family protein, with the protein product MKTIFTSLLVVLCATLGYSQEVKYGVRAGVTISNLDYKDAPIVRNPHRNGFLFGVHADIGLSEKFSVMPELQFSPEGANVEDFANDYINLPVLFKYAMFDGRVALGVGPQAGLKVHKEGDYFKNFVFSGVGIIEFKVCEDWYVDARYNYGFSNVFDDDLSPEATNNVIQVGVNFRVF
- a CDS encoding histidine phosphatase family protein; this translates as MKEIVFVRHAKSSWDGGFSDLDRPLSSRGINDIKLVSNHYKSYNYDPDKVFSSPANRALTTCKGVMKYLNLPEAKLEIVKDLYDFGGEKVMNFIHSINDNSLNKIMVFGHNHALTTIVNDLGDQFIGNLPTCGLVKIDFYAEDWKYIAKGHTDVMIFPRDLKQ
- the ppk1 gene encoding polyphosphate kinase 1, whose amino-acid sequence is MTNITVKDKNIYVNRELSWLQFNARVLQEAADESVPMIERLRFLGIFSNNLDEFFKVRYATVKRIDEAGKAGKSELGGIKASELLEKITQVVIRQQSESLDILHNIHKKLEDYDIFIIDENQINPNQHEFIKNYYLQHVSPALVTIILNDTVDLPMLKDSAAYLAVKMILANDEKQFALIEIPKSIRRFVVLPKQDNKDYIIILDDLLRYCLDDIFNIFDYKSITTHMIKITRDGELDFDSDLSKSFIDKISESVKHRQIGDPVRFVYDKTIDKETLKYLLDKMGIDAKDSVIPGGRYHNRRDYMNFPSLGRTDLLYDKIKALPIKGLSLESSIFENISKRDYLLYTPYHTFSYVVKFLREAALDPTVKTINITIYRLAQISHVASSLINAAKNGKKVTVSIEIQARFDEAANIAYAEQMQDEGVNLLFGVAGLKVHSKMCVIEREENHKLKRYGFISTGNFNESTAKIYTDFTLFTADQKILKDLNKVFNFFEINYKIFRYKHIITSPHYTKSKFFKLIDKEIENVKEGKPAYIKLKMNSISSYAMVDKLYEASRAGVKIQMIVRGLCCLVPGIPNMSENIEVISIVDKFLEHTRLYVFCNDNDPKIYISSADWMTRNIENRVEVTCPIYDDAIKEELLEIFDICWNDNVKARILDEFQDNKYRRNNKPKVRAQFATYDYYLKKLQE